A portion of the Eubacterium maltosivorans genome contains these proteins:
- a CDS encoding 4'-phosphopantetheinyl transferase family protein encodes MKIFYCNIQDFPSDTTSLLQRLPQSQRSKINSFLRPEDKLRCLGGRLLLTHCFGADYDSRVFYNTYGKPFIKDGLCFNLSHSGDYVVLALSARAVGVDIQYHEEGDYISLSRIAFHVSEQQYLKSCRPLKETFYSLWSLKESYMKAVGMGFSMPSSSFSISLTENGPQFDTDTGYTPLLIPFYPEYSLAVCLKGGAENVEVENVQF; translated from the coding sequence ATGAAAATATTCTACTGCAATATACAAGATTTTCCTTCAGACACCACTTCTCTTCTTCAGCGTCTTCCTCAAAGCCAGCGGTCTAAGATCAATTCCTTCCTTCGGCCAGAAGACAAACTGCGGTGCCTGGGAGGGCGGCTTCTCTTAACGCATTGTTTTGGCGCAGATTATGACAGCCGTGTTTTTTATAATACCTATGGCAAGCCTTTCATAAAAGACGGCCTCTGTTTTAATCTCTCCCATTCAGGCGATTATGTCGTTCTCGCATTATCCGCCCGGGCGGTGGGCGTCGATATCCAGTATCACGAAGAGGGCGATTATATTTCCCTGTCCAGAATTGCATTTCACGTATCAGAGCAGCAGTATTTAAAAAGCTGCAGACCGCTAAAGGAGACCTTTTATTCCCTCTGGAGCCTGAAGGAAAGCTACATGAAAGCAGTGGGAATGGGTTTTTCGATGCCTTCCTCCTCTTTTTCCATTTCGCTCACCGAAAATGGCCCGCAGTTCGATACCGACACCGGATACACGCCGCTGCTCATCCCTTTTTATCCCGAATATTCTCTGGCCGTTTGTCTAAAGGGCGGCGCTGAAAATGTCGAGGTTGAGAACGTCCAGTTTTAA
- a CDS encoding SpoIIE family protein phosphatase: protein MKAKKFGMYLLIAILYFILAFPFAQLSFGGGYSQIRFTNLISMPAGLLFGFPGALACALGNLAADICTGFDSYCIFGFFGNLLMAWLPYKMWHSMFFFKEHSLAYLESLGSVIKLVCISVVVSCASIGVIAAGGQLLGGFSFAGFFLPVALQYYDFSLLGGMLVFQICLTIFHIKPQIPKAAYRQNYKKRYFLVDYILSACIVILSGVLSVIATGAEVRSTPLITGLCVGLLIFTAALALLPMTRGRRTKEHADMDISPPAVGIGAQFVTFFLSILGIVLVIFCISILRILYADFVYMAGGEGDVSVLWLRVITLIAIAGTFLIITLPLLLKIIQRKIINPVLAVSKYARKFASGDRLEEDRLVIEPVGNELDDLSESVNIMVDDLKSYVEDIRRRTEKEEKLAAELSVARNIQRGLLPGNWTGTGFDIVPYIKPAKEVGGDFYHFSTLDEDRVFICIADVSGKDISAAMFMVETKTLIEANCMLPPEQMLARVNDILSKTNPAMMFVTAFAAVVDRKNRQMTYASAGHNPPICRNAGEVKWLDGEADFVLGPMEGMQYRRYTMEIADDFELFIYTDGVNEAENQAKEFYGNDRLFEQINTAMNENTSCRELIKTMEQSLEAFTEGAEPSDDITMLALAVK, encoded by the coding sequence ATGAAGGCAAAAAAGTTTGGAATGTATCTGTTGATCGCAATTCTCTATTTTATTTTAGCGTTTCCTTTTGCACAGCTTAGCTTTGGCGGGGGCTATTCACAGATTCGGTTTACCAATCTAATCTCGATGCCTGCGGGATTGCTGTTTGGATTTCCGGGGGCGCTGGCGTGTGCGCTTGGCAACCTTGCGGCAGATATCTGTACGGGCTTTGACAGCTACTGTATTTTTGGTTTTTTTGGGAACCTTTTGATGGCCTGGCTTCCTTATAAAATGTGGCACAGCATGTTCTTTTTCAAAGAGCATTCGCTGGCCTATCTGGAATCATTGGGGTCGGTCATAAAGCTGGTCTGTATCTCCGTTGTTGTCAGCTGCGCGTCCATCGGCGTTATTGCGGCAGGCGGGCAGCTGTTGGGAGGCTTTTCCTTCGCGGGCTTTTTTCTTCCTGTGGCGCTGCAATACTATGATTTTTCACTGCTTGGAGGAATGCTTGTTTTTCAAATCTGTTTAACCATTTTTCATATAAAGCCGCAGATACCAAAAGCAGCTTACAGGCAGAACTACAAAAAGCGGTATTTTCTCGTCGATTATATACTTTCAGCCTGTATTGTCATTCTCTCAGGTGTTTTGTCAGTGATTGCCACAGGGGCAGAAGTGCGGAGCACCCCATTGATTACGGGCTTATGTGTGGGTTTACTTATTTTTACCGCAGCTCTGGCGCTGCTGCCAATGACCCGGGGCCGGAGAACAAAAGAGCATGCCGACATGGATATCAGCCCTCCGGCGGTAGGAATAGGCGCACAGTTTGTGACCTTTTTTCTGTCGATTTTAGGGATAGTTTTAGTCATTTTCTGTATTTCGATTCTCCGGATTCTCTATGCGGATTTTGTCTACATGGCCGGGGGAGAGGGAGATGTTTCTGTACTGTGGCTGCGCGTAATCACGCTTATTGCGATAGCGGGAACATTTTTGATTATTACCCTTCCGTTACTGTTGAAAATCATCCAGCGGAAGATCATCAACCCGGTTTTGGCGGTTTCGAAGTACGCTCGGAAATTTGCTTCGGGAGACAGGCTTGAGGAGGACCGGCTGGTTATTGAGCCTGTGGGGAATGAGCTGGATGATCTGAGCGAGTCTGTCAATATAATGGTGGACGACCTCAAAAGTTACGTGGAGGATATCCGCAGACGCACGGAAAAAGAGGAAAAGCTTGCGGCAGAACTGAGTGTCGCCAGAAATATACAAAGAGGCCTGCTTCCTGGAAATTGGACGGGGACGGGCTTTGACATTGTGCCTTACATTAAACCTGCAAAGGAGGTGGGCGGAGATTTCTATCATTTTTCTACGCTGGATGAGGACCGGGTTTTTATCTGCATTGCGGACGTCTCAGGAAAGGATATCTCGGCGGCGATGTTTATGGTAGAGACAAAGACGCTGATTGAGGCAAATTGTATGCTGCCGCCGGAGCAGATGCTGGCGCGTGTCAACGATATTCTCTCCAAAACCAATCCGGCAATGATGTTTGTCACTGCTTTTGCGGCCGTGGTGGACCGGAAAAACAGGCAGATGACTTATGCCAGCGCGGGTCATAATCCGCCGATCTGCCGAAATGCCGGTGAAGTTAAATGGCTGGACGGGGAAGCGGATTTTGTGCTCGGGCCCATGGAGGGGATGCAGTACCGCCGCTACACGATGGAAATCGCGGACGATTTTGAGCTGTTTATCTACACCGACGGCGTGAATGAGGCTGAAAATCAGGCGAAGGAATTTTATGGGAACGACAGGCTCTTTGAGCAGATAAATACAGCGATGAATGAAAATACCAGCTGCCGTGAATTGATTAAAACCATGGAGCAGAGTCTGGAAGCTTTTACAGAAGGCGCCGAACCATCAGACGATATTACCATGTTGGCGCTGGCGGTAAAATAG
- a CDS encoding MATE family efflux transporter — MFERKGNIIEQQFMKFFFPTVLMTMALSLSTVVDGIIVGNILGPDALAAVNLVLPITLLFNSVYVLVGVGGATLYSVALGKREKEYAKQLFTLSVLAMVLVSAIIFVLGLFICRPLAEILTANAQNLTELVFDYMRVVMLAAPFLILAPGLVYFLRSTGEVKLASSVLIIANVVNLTLDIVYIVFLKTGIGGAALATGTGYLVGLFVALFGIYRAKELRFCRVPDNKLKTLIQIMSTGLPMTINTALNFFRLTCINAIVMVYLGSNGVTAFSVCTSCLSIVSMFVGGSAQTMIPLLGTLYGERDIEGVRFTIRKAIAITGTATLILLFFFETIPVQITSLFGVTDPVQISIAVEAIRIYAISLPFMGLLFISICVYQVMGYQSLSSVVAFLEGFAIVVPAAWILSKIFGAVGIWAAFPVGEILTIICIFIYTKTVRKKNPNASGFFLVEKERDETMLDVTLSQEAAQVVGLSDAAIRFCIDNGIDKTTAGRVGVVLEEMAVNTIENQPENRRKKKKQYIDIRLILEDEAISIIFKDNGYPMDPLKTRETQNQFSNLAVAEAVSSDIAYDYILGMNCSVVKINK; from the coding sequence GTGTTCGAGAGAAAAGGAAATATTATTGAGCAGCAGTTTATGAAGTTTTTTTTCCCGACAGTGTTGATGACCATGGCGCTGTCCCTGAGTACAGTGGTCGATGGTATCATCGTGGGAAATATCTTAGGACCAGACGCGCTGGCCGCGGTCAATTTGGTGCTGCCGATCACATTGTTGTTCAACTCGGTCTATGTGCTGGTCGGCGTGGGCGGCGCTACCTTATATTCGGTAGCCCTTGGAAAAAGGGAAAAGGAATATGCGAAACAGCTCTTTACACTGTCCGTTTTAGCCATGGTTTTGGTATCGGCCATCATATTCGTACTAGGCCTGTTTATCTGCCGGCCGCTTGCAGAAATCTTGACAGCGAACGCGCAGAACCTGACGGAGCTGGTGTTTGACTACATGCGCGTGGTTATGCTGGCAGCGCCGTTTTTGATTCTTGCTCCGGGGCTGGTATACTTTCTCCGTTCTACCGGAGAAGTAAAGCTTGCCTCCAGTGTTTTGATCATTGCGAATGTCGTCAATTTGACTCTGGACATCGTTTATATTGTGTTTTTGAAAACCGGAATCGGCGGAGCGGCGCTCGCCACGGGCACCGGCTATCTTGTGGGACTCTTCGTCGCATTATTTGGGATATACCGGGCAAAAGAGCTCCGCTTCTGCAGAGTGCCGGACAATAAACTGAAAACGCTGATTCAGATCATGAGCACAGGCCTGCCCATGACCATCAACACAGCGTTGAATTTTTTCAGGCTTACCTGCATTAACGCGATTGTCATGGTGTATCTTGGAAGCAATGGCGTGACGGCCTTTTCTGTCTGTACGTCCTGCCTGTCCATTGTCTCCATGTTTGTCGGAGGCTCGGCGCAGACCATGATCCCGCTTCTGGGGACGCTCTATGGTGAGCGGGACATTGAAGGGGTACGGTTCACTATTCGAAAAGCCATTGCCATCACCGGAACGGCTACGTTAATCCTGCTGTTCTTCTTTGAGACGATACCCGTGCAGATTACCAGTTTATTTGGTGTGACAGACCCGGTCCAGATATCGATCGCGGTAGAGGCCATTCGGATTTACGCGATCAGCCTGCCGTTTATGGGACTTCTGTTTATCTCCATCTGCGTATACCAGGTCATGGGATATCAGAGCTTATCGAGTGTCGTTGCCTTTTTAGAGGGCTTTGCAATTGTAGTGCCTGCCGCGTGGATTTTATCCAAAATATTTGGCGCTGTCGGCATTTGGGCAGCTTTTCCGGTGGGAGAAATACTGACGATTATCTGTATTTTTATTTACACCAAAACAGTAAGGAAGAAAAATCCAAACGCCAGCGGATTTTTCCTGGTCGAAAAGGAAAGAGACGAAACCATGCTGGACGTGACGCTCTCGCAGGAGGCCGCGCAGGTGGTTGGACTCTCGGATGCGGCGATCCGGTTTTGTATCGATAACGGCATCGATAAAACGACCGCGGGAAGAGTGGGCGTAGTGCTAGAGGAGATGGCTGTTAACACCATTGAAAACCAGCCGGAAAATCGCAGAAAAAAGAAAAAACAATATATTGATATTCGTCTGATTTTAGAGGACGAGGCAATCTCGATTATCTTTAAGGATAACGGATATCCTATGGACCCGCTTAAAACCAGAGAAACGCAAAACCAGTTTAGTAACTTGGCAGTGGCGGAAGCAGTTTCCAGCGATATCGCTTATGACTATATCCTGGGAATGAACTGCAGTGTTGTAAAAATAAATAAATGA
- a CDS encoding STAS domain-containing protein, protein MNILKVKDKDCMTIALEGRLDTVTAPEMVETVKELDCKELVVDLEKLEYISSAGLRALLVCKKAADQCGASFCVKNPTQPVFEVMRMSGFDKVLTIQRD, encoded by the coding sequence ATGAACATTTTGAAAGTGAAGGATAAAGACTGTATGACCATCGCCCTGGAGGGCCGGCTGGACACAGTGACGGCGCCGGAGATGGTGGAGACTGTGAAGGAACTGGATTGTAAGGAACTGGTTGTAGATCTCGAAAAACTGGAGTATATCTCCAGCGCGGGCCTGCGGGCCCTGCTTGTCTGCAAAAAAGCAGCGGATCAGTGCGGTGCATCTTTTTGTGTGAAAAACCCGACCCAGCCGGTCTTTGAGGTTATGCGGATGAGCGGATTTGACAAGGTTCTTACAATCCAAAGAGATTAG
- a CDS encoding ATP-binding protein codes for MKEVVLPAKTDRLYQALDFVTETAREYGGVKEPEKLELIAEEVFVNIASYAYKESQGSVRIECSAEAGLFVVRFKDCGEPYNPLLRPAPDITSPAEERPVGGLGIYLVKENADQIDYAYIDGENILTVGMNLRGGTK; via the coding sequence ATGAAAGAGGTCGTATTGCCGGCAAAGACAGACCGCCTCTATCAAGCTCTGGATTTTGTCACTGAGACGGCCCGGGAATACGGGGGCGTAAAAGAGCCAGAAAAGCTTGAGCTGATTGCGGAAGAAGTCTTTGTAAATATAGCGAGTTATGCGTATAAAGAATCACAGGGCAGTGTGAGGATCGAGTGCAGCGCAGAGGCGGGTTTGTTTGTCGTTCGCTTTAAGGACTGTGGTGAGCCATATAATCCTCTGCTGCGTCCTGCCCCGGACATTACGAGTCCTGCGGAGGAACGCCCTGTCGGCGGGCTTGGCATATACCTTGTTAAGGAAAATGCTGACCAGATCGATTATGCATATATAGATGGAGAGAATATTCTTACTGTTGGAATGAATTTACGAGGAGGAACAAAATGA
- a CDS encoding phenylacetate--CoA ligase family protein, which yields MKTIEMQEAVALCQEAEKMSPEQRGSLREKRLHSLVDYARAHSAYFRKAYKDIGEHYALEDLPPTNKRVLMEDYQGWVTDPRITYDGVFEYINSPEAGVKRYLEAYTAITTSGTTGSPVPMVRDSYHNTIHGAMMQTRLLRQTDPDLMIPVRNKIAAAIFLDPHVSSYSSLLRTKKAYPGCEENILEVSITSDVASIVEQLNAFQPDLVTGYPSVMGALANAQKQGTLRIAPKAIACSAEVLTETVYHALRQTFNCPILNNYCSTEGGEAAMSCSLGKLHVNDDWVILEPVNQDGSPTKVGEWSDGVYVTDLTNYVQPIIRYYMEDKIKIYQEPCSCGIALPVMEILGRTGENLTVGGIEMLGVNVEYLLQYVEGVYALQLVQRGETEFEIRMIPESEEKRTTVFEEARKILEDFFQRNGCPPVKFIQSQEPPIHNQKGGKLKFIVKDFDGR from the coding sequence ATGAAGACAATTGAGATGCAGGAAGCCGTGGCGTTGTGCCAGGAGGCTGAGAAAATGAGCCCAGAGCAGCGCGGCAGCCTTAGAGAAAAAAGGCTTCACAGTCTGGTGGACTATGCGAGAGCGCACTCTGCATATTTTAGAAAAGCCTATAAAGATATTGGAGAGCATTATGCCCTTGAAGATCTGCCGCCAACCAATAAGCGGGTGTTGATGGAAGACTACCAGGGTTGGGTCACCGATCCGCGGATCACCTACGATGGTGTGTTTGAATATATCAATAGTCCAGAAGCTGGAGTTAAACGTTATCTTGAAGCGTACACAGCCATCACAACCTCCGGAACCACCGGAAGCCCTGTGCCGATGGTCAGAGATTCCTATCACAACACTATTCATGGCGCCATGATGCAGACCAGACTGCTTAGACAGACAGACCCGGATTTGATGATACCAGTCAGAAATAAAATCGCAGCAGCGATTTTTCTGGACCCGCATGTATCCTCATATTCCAGTCTGCTTCGGACTAAAAAAGCATACCCCGGATGTGAGGAAAATATATTGGAGGTCTCCATCACATCGGACGTCGCTTCGATTGTGGAGCAGTTAAACGCCTTCCAGCCAGACCTGGTCACAGGGTACCCTTCAGTTATGGGAGCGCTGGCCAATGCGCAAAAACAGGGAACGCTGCGTATCGCTCCAAAGGCCATTGCCTGCTCGGCAGAGGTTTTAACAGAAACAGTATACCATGCGCTGAGACAGACCTTTAATTGTCCGATATTAAATAATTATTGCAGCACAGAGGGTGGCGAGGCCGCGATGTCCTGCTCTTTGGGAAAGCTTCATGTGAATGACGACTGGGTGATTCTGGAGCCAGTTAACCAGGATGGAAGCCCGACAAAAGTTGGCGAATGGTCGGACGGCGTCTATGTCACAGATCTGACGAATTATGTGCAGCCGATTATCCGCTACTATATGGAGGATAAAATAAAAATATACCAGGAGCCCTGTTCCTGCGGCATTGCCCTGCCTGTGATGGAAATACTGGGAAGAACGGGAGAGAACCTGACCGTAGGCGGCATTGAGATGCTGGGCGTTAATGTAGAATATTTGCTCCAGTATGTCGAGGGGGTCTACGCCCTGCAGCTGGTGCAGCGAGGGGAAACAGAATTTGAGATCAGAATGATTCCCGAGTCAGAGGAAAAGCGTACTACTGTGTTTGAGGAAGCCAGAAAAATACTGGAGGATTTTTTTCAGAGAAACGGGTGCCCGCCTGTAAAATTTATACAGAGTCAGGAGCCGCCCATTCATAATCAAAAAGGAGGCAAGTTAAAATTCATTGTCAAGGATTTTGACGGGAGGTAA